Proteins from a genomic interval of Debaryomyces hansenii CBS767 chromosome E complete sequence:
- a CDS encoding DEHA2E20526p (similar to uniprot|P38797 Saccharomyces cerevisiae YHR076W PTC7 Mitochondrially localized type 2C protein phosphatase): MVLLNTTNPINKVVIYIIVIVMSLLVSFATKRGFSTGCNTARSTISKRTFGFSSSWSQGSSHQGGSASAAANNFAAASANLMPYNITVAYQPKDREESNLFKSKNHKPSPAQKSPTGEDNLFVSEKSKDGYIALGVADGVGGWSEAGYDSSAISRELCASMKTIFEQQKEHADLTPKGLLADAFKEIQDSPKVEIGGTTACLGILTPDYKLKVANLGDSWCGLFRGYKLINETNFQTHNFNTPYQLAKIPFQIVRQAELEGRRYIIDTPDRADEYSWDLQKDDIIMFATDGVTDNVIPNDIELFLKDKLEQQPKVDLADISQSFVEEVVKVSKDVNFPSAFAQELSRLTGQKYLGGKEDDITVVLVKVT, encoded by the coding sequence ATGGTCCTTTTAAATACGACAAATCCTATCAATAAAGttgttatatatataattgtGATTGTTATGCTGTTGCTCGTATCTTTTGCTACCAAAAGAGGATTTTCTACAGGATGTAACACGGCTAGAAGCACGATCAGCAAAAGAACGTTTGGGTTCTCATCATCGTGGTCGCAAGGTTCATCTCATCAGGGAGGATCCGCTAGTGCAGCGGCCAACAACTTTGCGGCTGCATCGGCGAATTTGATGCCATATAATATTACTGTGGCGTACCAACCGAAGGATCGGGAGGAATCGAATCTCTTTAAGAGCAAAAACCATAAGCCCAGCCCAGCGCAGAAGTCACCTACGGGAGAAGACAATTTATTTGTCTCAGAAAAGTCAAAAGACGGTTACATTGCGCTTGGGGTAGCGGACGGAGTGGGAGGATGGTCAGAAGCGGGGTATGACTCGTCAGCCATCTCTAGGGAGCTATGTGCGTCCATGAAAACGATTTTTGAACAACAGAAGGAGCACGCAGATTTGACACCCAAAGGCCTTTTGGCTGATGCATTTAAGGAGATACAGGACTCTCCAAAGGTCGAAATAGGTGGGACTACTGCATGTTTGGGTATTTTGACCCCTGACTATAAACTTAAGGTGGCTAACTTGGGAGACTCGTGGTGTGGGTTATTCCGTGGCTACAAGTTGATAAACGAAACAAATTTCCAGACGCATAATTTCAACACACCATACCAATTGGCCAAGATTCCATTTCAAATAGTAAGACAAGCTGAACTTGAAGGAAGACGTTACATCATTGACACTCCTGATCGCGCGGATGAATACTCTTGGGACTTGCAAAAAGATGATATAATCATGTTTGCAACAGATGGGGTTACCGATAATGTCATTCCTAATGATATTGAGCTTTTCTTGAAAGATAAGTTAGAGCAACAGCCTAAGGTGGACTTGGCTGACATTTCGCAGTCTTTTGTCGAGGAAGTAGTTAAAGTATCAAAAGACGTGAACTTTCCAAGCGCTTTCGCACAGGAGTTATCTAGATTAACAGgtcaaaaatatttaggCGGTAAAGAAGACGATATAACCGTTGTATTAGTCAAAGTTACATAA
- a CDS encoding DEHA2E20504p (similar to uniprot|P81449 Saccharomyces cerevisiae YDR322C-A TIM11 Subunit e of mitochondrial F1F0-ATPase which is a large evolutionarily conserved enzyme complex required for ATP synthesis) yields MSATFNVLRYSLLGAGVVYGAIHRYNLESSETERQAASQWKNEENLIKQAKAEFAKKNQPKTPAPQQTSGSINWEDPNLDIGKALESLVQKLD; encoded by the coding sequence ATGTCTGCTACATTCAATGTTTTAAGATACTCCCTTTTAGGAGCTGGTGTTGTTTACGGTGCTATCCACAGATATAACTTAGAATCGAGTGAGACCGAAAGACAAGCTGCTTCCCAGTGGAAGAACGAAGAAAACTTGATCAAGCAAGCTAAAGCGGAATTCGCCAAGAAGAACCAACCTAAGACCCCTGCTCCTCAACAAACTAGCGGATCCATCAACTGGGAAGATCCAAACTTGGACATCGGTAAAGCTTTAGAATCTTTAGTGCAAAAATTagattaa